The genomic interval ccatccagtcttttgtttgtagtctgcataagtcttacaacacagagaaaagtgctccgtttcaaattttctCAGTTTGAGATGTCACAAGCTGGATATcgccacccatggactccatccccagcctagaacaaaccTTTTGCGCATAGAGTACAGTGATGTCTattgggaaaactcaggggggctcattgcatttaaagagacacacacaccaaaacggagcgttctgagagagctgatttatacagggtcacaaacctcctctggtgcttgattcatgttatattttgaccaaagcacagcacaacGGCCATTTTAGACACTATCTAGACATTGCAACAGCGACAGAAAGAATTTGTGTTGTTCCCAGCAAAAGGTTTCTACCATCCCTTGAAAATATAATAGCCTTAATATAATTGAAATTGGATGAGTCATTTGGCAAAAGTAACCTATCGTACATTTAATCTCTAGActcaacatgtttatttctgctgacaaATTGGCATTTTGATCCAGACTCTGATGGGGATTCTGCAGCTTGGTTGATACACAGCCTCAGTAGTTGATTTTGCAGTCCCAGTtctgacaaggcaaatagctaatcacagtttaggatttggGGGGGttgcacctggggtggccaataagatcCAACTGAGGGGGGCCCGTGACACCCATGACCACCCCTGTGAATCTGCCCCTGCCCATTGTGAGTCTGTCATATTTGAGAGAGGGCTATGAGTAATTCTGTGAAGAGCCCTACTAAAGAAGACTTTTCTTCTTCCAGGATGTGGTACAAAACTGAACTTCCACTCAAGATTGAAGATGGTTGATGGTAGCCATGGAGATTGGCAAACAGATGACATATCCCTCCTACAACAAGGAGATAGAGATGACCGCTATTACATCATGGTAAGATGGTTAACATACAGGATTTATTTATGCAGTATGTATTAAAAGTATTGGTATCATAATGGAAACAACATTACATGTTTAAATAGTAAATATTTACCACTTTCTTCAACCACAGTCTAGTTCTGCAAATTgaatttgtgtctgtttttctcctcaggTTCAGTTATCAGTCAAATATCTCAACCCATTCATAACTTTAATGCTGCCTAGTATTCTCCTCGTCTTAGCTGATGTGGTCAGCTTCGCTCTGCCACTGGGAGGCGGAGAACGCTGTTCTTTCAAGGTCACTCTGGTTCTCAGCTTCACCATGTTCCTTATCATCCTCAACAATGAGCTCCCTGGAGACAGCACGTGCGGCCCAATCATCAGTCAGTCGGACACAAATCAACTCATTCACTTACTAAATTAACGAACAACATAATACCaaccgtctgtctctctgtctgtgccgCAGGAACCCACTTCTGTATTTGTCTAGTCCTCTTGGTGTTGAGCATGTTGGTGTCTATGGTGCTGACAGGGTTCGCCAACAATGGTAGTCTTATTTTTTCCTGCTGGCCCAAAAAAGATTCAAGGCaagaaaacacaggaaacaagGCAGAAACCGAGGATGAAGGTGAGAAAGAGTCTTACATTACTTGGGGAAAAGCTTTTGACATTTCTGGACTTGAACAAGTCTTGCATTTATGCTGAAACCATTGCGTTGCCTGCTCTGACTGCTTCTTCATTCCTTGCAGAAGTCAAAGCTGACATTAGCGTGATCAAGCTGAATGCCTCTGAGGGAGACAGTGGAATGCTCAAGCCGTTGGTCGACTTTGTGGAAGAACTCAAAGCACAGAAGGCGGAGAGTGAGCAGTATCAGAAGATTGCCGAAAAAGCGGACAAGATATTTTTCTggttctatttgttttttggcaCCACGTATTTTATTGCCATGTTTTGTGTGATAACTTTGTACAAATGTACTGTCAATCACTTTGAATTCTGGTACTGATAGAACAAGCTGAATGTGAATTAATGCATGCCAAAACTTTCTTGAAATACTATAATAATACTTTCATTAGACTTCACATATTTGAAATTCCAATGCAAAGATAAGAAGACTGATACACATTACACCATAcactttttacatttgattgaCTTCAAATTCACTTGTATATGCCTAATATAGTGTGCCGatttgtttgtctctgatgtcagATAAGGTTGTGTTAGCCTTTCTCTggtcaaacaaataaaataaatgtagttttcaCTCTTAATTTAATGTTATCCCTAATTGAACCCTATCAACCTAAATTAAACCTCTGAGTCAAAATGTTTGGCAGTGATTATCATGATCAATTTGTAATTTCATATTCAAGAAAAGCAATGAATGGTACGCAGAAACTGCCTAGCACTGACTGTCCTTTggtgccatctagtggttaaCCCGCTGCACTTGTTTCTCCACTGACTccaaggtgatgatgatgaaggcaGTTATTTTGAGCTACATGTTTCAAAATACTGTTTACTTTATGTCAACTATTCGTTCAAAGGTAATAAAAGGCAATTAATTAAGCATTAAAAGTGATCTTGAAAACGTAattgtgtgtgttggatgaTCTGCAtggattgtgttgtttttttttttttttttgccattgttGCTTTTATGAGGTAGGACAGCTGTATAGAGCATGAAATGCTGGCGGGAGAGTATGGGGGACGACATGCgacaaagggccgaggtcggattcgaatcCACGGCAGCTGCTATAAAGACTAGACtatgtacatggggcgcaaaaCATTACCGATATAGGCTATTGGCGCCCTGTGGTGGAATTCTTTGACATTCATTCGAGTCCAGCAGCACATCTCTGGTTCATAAGTAATGTAAAGttcaaagtttattttacaGGAAGTGTATCTCTGTAATTAGCTCGTAATATGTCCtcaagagaaataaacacacatttgtaattcactgttttcttttttattcatagAATACAATTCCAAAGAGTTGGAGGTAACCGGCCACCTTTGAGTAAAATGACCTTCATTTCCAACATCGTAAGCCTGATTAATTAGCACCTCTCCCTTACCTATACACATTATTTTCATCAaccaaaaaaagtttgattcaaacaaCATTCATGAacttgtgtaaaatgtaaagtcCACAGTCCAGGATTGT from Labrus mixtus chromosome 20, fLabMix1.1, whole genome shotgun sequence carries:
- the LOC132995602 gene encoding 5-hydroxytryptamine receptor 3A-like isoform X2, giving the protein MLIKRGYSSQPQSENCSLVIEVPFLEYQTLSVDTKELMLISQIRADLMWMDEELAWNRSDYPFDKVTLPVKNVWTPEILVTNGISTTMKHSSSDLLLLQNGTVMHSVIINAEVNCEINLFNFPFAGDSCPVAIQTWNDDGCGTKLNFHSRLKMVDGSHGDWQTDDISLLQQGDRDDRYYIMVQLSVKYLNPFITLMLPSILLVLADVVSFALPLGGGERCSFKVTLVLSFTMFLIILNNELPGDSTCGPIIRTHFCICLVLLVLSMLVSMVLTGFANNGSLIFSCWPKKDSRQENTGNKAETEDEEVKADISVIKLNASEGDSGMLKPLVDFVEELKAQKAESEQYQKIAEKADKIFFWFYLFFGTTYFIAMFCVITLYKCTVNHFEFWY
- the LOC132995602 gene encoding 5-hydroxytryptamine receptor 3A-like isoform X1, with product MLSFCTSSVWKAVLLLILQTTGCWHAETTCKTRRCLAEMLIKRGYSSQPQSENCSLVIEVPFLEYQTLSVDTKELMLISQIRADLMWMDEELAWNRSDYPFDKVTLPVKNVWTPEILVTNGISTTMKHSSSDLLLLQNGTVMHSVIINAEVNCEINLFNFPFAGDSCPVAIQTWNDDGCGTKLNFHSRLKMVDGSHGDWQTDDISLLQQGDRDDRYYIMVQLSVKYLNPFITLMLPSILLVLADVVSFALPLGGGERCSFKVTLVLSFTMFLIILNNELPGDSTCGPIIRTHFCICLVLLVLSMLVSMVLTGFANNGSLIFSCWPKKDSRQENTGNKAETEDEEVKADISVIKLNASEGDSGMLKPLVDFVEELKAQKAESEQYQKIAEKADKIFFWFYLFFGTTYFIAMFCVITLYKCTVNHFEFWY